A single window of Temnothorax longispinosus isolate EJ_2023e unplaced genomic scaffold, Tlon_JGU_v1 HiC_scaffold_275, whole genome shotgun sequence DNA harbors:
- the LOC139824144 gene encoding uncharacterized protein: MYYVVFYEDWCSTIPELWLNTENKTFQWPLNELNVKTAAIKNAHPKNTWNVQSYKKIIGPYETYEIARQVEQNISMSKDGQFEILGQFATLPKKRLINKPLFDDEIEDYDNDRYTKKKAKCVPSSSSDYKSTNASSISNSEKLSDIDGTNCIMKEIAVQNDIQSDMNIDVQDKNAGSGMYYIFLYSLYSYILLLYPYNKNNYVYISR; this comes from the exons ATGTACTATGTTGTATTTTACGAAGACTGGTGCTCTACAATACCCGAGCTTTGGTTGAATACAGAAAATAAGACATTCCAATGGCCATTAAATGAACTGAATGTCAAGACAGCTGCAATTAAAAATGCCCATCCAAAAAATACCTGGAATgtacaaagttataaaaaaattatagggCCATACg AAACTTACGAAATAGCTCGACAGGTAGAGCAAAACATTTCTATGTCAAAAGATGGACAGTTTGAAATACTTGGTCAATTTGCAACATTACCCaaaaaaagattgataaaTAAGCCGTTGTTCGATGATGAGATAGAGGATTACGATAACGACA gATATACCAAAAAGAAAGCTAAATGTGTGCCATCATCTTCTTCTGATTATAAATCCACTAATGCGAGTAGCATTTCTAATTCGGAGAAACTAAGTG atATTGATGGTACCAACTGTATAATGAAAGAGATTGCAGTGCAAAATGATATACAAagcgatatgaacattgatgTACAAGACAAAAATGCTGGTAGtggtatgtattatatattcctatattcattatattcttatatccTCTTATTATATCCTTataacaaaaacaattatGTCTACATAAGTCGCAT